The segment TCTGTCGGTTGCAGCATCCATGAGTCCGGTAATAAGGTTGGTACAACCCGGGCCGGCAATGGAAATGCAGACTCCCAGCTCGGATGTCATCTTACCGTGTGCTGATGCCATGAAGGCAGCTGTTTCCTCATGACGGGTGAGAATAAAACGTATCTTATTGCTTTTTCGAATAGCGTCAATAAGAGGGAGGTTCGAATCCCCTGGTATGCCATAGACATACTTTACACCAAAAGCTTCCAGCTGTTCGACGATCTTGTCAGCAACAGTGGTTTCTATTCCCTCTTCTTCCTTTATGCCACCTTCCTGGACGAATGCAGATTTTGGTGCACCGCAGACAGGACATGTATAGCTATCAGGCAGGGAGTCGAAATCCTGCCCTTCTGCTTTTTCATCGTATGTCCAGTTGCAGACCGAACATCTGTATTTTCCCAATTTCATCCCTCACGGCTTTCGGATCAGTTCTTGTCATCTTTGAACTCAACATGCCAGTGCTGGCCACTGCAGAATGGCTTGTTCTTCGAAGCACCACACCTGCAGAGGGTGTAGTGTTCTTTGGATTCGGGGGTATTTCCGTCAGGATCGTCAAGTTCGATCCCACCGACAACGTCGTGTGGTCCGTCCTTTGTGACAGTAATTCCCGGTTCCCTGTCAAGTTCCTTGTGCAGCACTCCGTCCTTCGTGTAGCTTAAAGCACCTGAGGGGCACATTTCGATAACCTTTATGATCTCTTCCGCACTGGCTCCATCAGGATCGATCCATGGTTCCTGTCTCATCCTGAAGACATTTGGTAGATTGTCGGTGCAGTATCCTCTGTGCGAACAAACTCCCCGGTTGTCATGGATCGTGATATCCTTTCCAACATAGTCATCCACCCTGTCGGGTTGCCTGTTCTCGGATTTCTCCCCTGTAAATCCTACTTTTAAATGTGTACCATCACAGAATGGTTTGTTCGATGATTGTCCACAACGACAAAGGGCCATCATAGGCTGTGGTTCAAAGGTCTCTCCCTTTGAGTTCTTAAGGTTCTTCAGGTCCTTTACAAGGTTTGGTCCGTTCTCTGATGGCTGGATGCTTGGCTTGTTGTCTGTCATTTCTGATCTCCCCCCTAAATATCAAATGTCTCATTCTTTGTCCATATGGACATCCAGTTGTGGGAATGGTATCTCGATATCTGCTTCCTTGTATGCGTTCAGGATGCCGTTGGTGAGATCTCCTTTGACTCCCCAGTAATCTGCAGTATTTGCCCATGCGCGAAGCTGGAGGTTCACGGATGAATCTGCAAGTTCAGTTGTTACCACTGCAGGTGCAGGATCAGCAAGTACCATGGAGTGATTCTTCATGAGTTCCATTGCAACCTGGACTGCCTGGTCAACTTTTGTGTCATAGCTGATTCCGACGTTGACGTCAACCCTTCTTGTGGGCATTCTGGTAGCATTTTCAATGGCACTTCCCCAGATGACCTTGTTTGGGATGGTAATGACCTTGTTGTCCGGTGTGAGCAGTTCGGTTGCCATGAATCCTACAGCGCTTACACTTCCGGAGTAGCCTGTGACTGATACATACTCTCCTTTATCGAATGGTCTGAGTGTGGCAAGCCATACGCCTGCTGCAATGTTCGTCAATGTGTCCTGCATTCCAAAGCCAAGTACTAAACCGATGACTGCTGAAAGACCGACAACCACTGAACTTATGTCGGCACCCAGGGTTGATACTGTTGCAAGGATGACTGCAACGTACAGCAGTGCCAGGGCGAATCTGGACAGGAATTCTGCAACCAGTTCTGGCAGTTCCGTCTTCTTCAGTCCGTTCTTGAAGATGCCTGCTAAGATCTTTGCTACAATTATACCTGCAACGAGGACTATCAATGCCGATAACAGGTTAAAATATGTCATATTCATGTATGGTAGATTGTCTGATAACATGTTTTTAACTCCCTTAAATTTAAAACAATACCCATTATTATTTCGCGTTGGTAGGTATATAATACTATTGTAAAATTCTCACACCTAAATGTTTTCGGTGTGCTATGTCATGTTCTGGAATTTCTGACTTCTGATATTTTCAATTTTTAATTCAATTGAAGTTTTGATAGGTTATGCAAAAATTAGGTTAATTTGTCGTCTTATTCAATCTTCGTCTTTGTTGATTTTATAATCTCTTCTTATGAATTCTGAGATATGTTATGAATAATCGTGGACATTAAATATATATAGTATAAATTCTTCTAAGGGCTGACTCCAAACGGGGAGGCGTGTCCAATGACGCTCCTCCTCCAACTCTTTTATACATGTTCTTTATGTTTTCCTCTACTTGTAACACGTCACTAGTTGCTCTTTTTTGCAGGCAACTTTCATTAATACTTTTATATTATTTTAAAAATAATCTTGTATTGAACCTGCGCATTTATCGACAGGAACCTGGTTAATTTGGAAAACTCTTCGGTATGCACGGAAGGTTTATATATTGCTTGGAATATTAGGAAATCTAATAGTTAGATTATCGAATCATGAGATCTTCTAACCTTTACAGTTTCAAAACGATGTACTGGATTCAGGAGGTACAATTTGGATAAGATCGAACAACTCATCAAATCACATTTCAAAATGGAACATCTCAAAAGGAAACTGGAAGGCAACATGGCTGAATGCATCCTGAAAGAAGAAGAAGAAGGAGGGTGTACCAGTACACATAAAACTATGGGTAAGGCTCTTCTTCTCATACGGGAGGAAGGTGAGATCATGCCATCTACACTTGCAAGATACCTTGATCTTAAAAAAAGCAGTGTTACAAGTCTTATTGACACCCTTGAGAAAGATGGTCTTGTCTGCCGGAAGAATGATCCTTCTGATCGCAGGAAAGTCCTGGTTTCTGTTACAAAAAAAGGCATCGAACACATTAATTTGATGTGGAGTAAAGCAATTTCAATAGGTGAAAAATGTTTGGTTGGCATAGATGATGAACTGCTTGACAGGGCTATTGAAGCACAGCTTACCTTGATCGAACTACATCAGCAAATGTATGAACGATCGGTTAAAGTGGCTGAACAAAAATGTTCTCCTGAAAGCCAGACTAAAAAATAAAAGATGAGGAGGCAACCATCATAAAAAATGTATTTGAAAAACTGGGAGTCTTTATTGAGAACAATACTATCCCTATAATATTAGTAGCATTTTTGCTTATCCTTGTCTCTGTTCAGGGTGCACAGAGCATAAGCATGGCATCCGGGACAGAAACCTTTGTAGAGAAGAGCTCCCAGCTCTACCAGGATTTTGATCACCTCTACATGAACATCTTTGGTACGGAAGCCATTGTCATTATAATAGAGGATGGGCAGGTAAATGATCCTGCTGTGTTGCAGGCGATGGATCGACTTGATCATATGTCTTCATCGCTACCAGGTGTGGTAGGTGTCCAGAGTGCTGCAACAATTGTCAAGGATGCGAATTATGGTCTTACCGGTGATGCATCCCTTCCTGAAGACAAAGCAGAATTGCAATCCCTTATTGATAATTATGTTCCCGGATATCTGATGCCGGACGACACTCATACACTTATCTATGTCGAAACTTCAGGTTCACTAAGCGACGAACAGAAACAGGAGATCCTTAGGGAGATCGAGACATCGGTATCCCTTGCAGAATTCCCTCCTGACTATAATATAGTAGTTACAGGAGACCCGGCTTTCATGGTCTCCATGAACAACGCAATGATGTCAAGTATGGGTGTACTGCTTGGGCTGTCAGTGGTCCTGATGATCGTTGTGTTGTTCCTTGTATTCGGTCATGTCAGGTGGAGGCTCATGCCACTTGCTATTGTACTGCTGGGTATCATTTACACGTTCGGTGCAATGGGTTACCTGGAGATCCCGTTGAGTATGGTGTCAATGGCAGCATTCCCCGTACTGATAGGTTTGGGGATAGATTATGCCATTCAGTTCCATAATCGTATAGAAGAGGAGCTTGAACGGGGTGAGAGTCCTGCAGAGGCGGTGGTTGATACTATCAAGCACACCGGTCCTGCTGTCCTGATAGCACTTATAATCACAGCGCTGGGATTCTTTTCCCTCCTTACATCAAGTGTGCCTATGATACAGGACTTTGCAAAGCTGCTCCTCATAGGTATCGTTATGTGCTTCCTTGCTTCCCTGTTCGTCGGTGTTACCGTGATATATGGTCTTGACAACATGCAGTCCATACGCAAGGAGAGGTTCGGTCACATATCCCTGAGAAACAGGAAAAACTCCGAAGCATCATCTCCGGTGGAGCCGCAGCCGGATATTCTGGACAGGTTCCTGGGTCGTACAACCCATTTCACCATAAAGCATCCTTTTATGATATTGTCCATTGCCGTGCTTCTCTGTGCTGGTGGGCTGGCAGCTGATACGCAGGTCCCGATCCAGACAGATACTGAGACCTTTGTCCCGCAGGACCTGCCGGCATTGATCGATCTGACGCATCTTTCTGATATCACAGGTGGTGAGGAGCAGCTGAACATTATCATCAAGACCGATAATGTTGCTGATCCTGAGGTTCTGGGGTGGATGGATGAGTTCAGCGCTCACGAGGTGAATAGTCGAAATAATATACAAGGGGCAGAAAGTATGGCCAGCGTCATCAAATCGATGAATGGCGGTGTGATCCCTGCCAGTGAGTCTGAGATCAGGACATTGTATGAACAGATGCCTGATCAGCAGAAGGACCGTCTAATGTATGGTGAGAATATGCTCCTTCTCAACCTGAATATAGGTGATGCAACGGCTACCCTTGGCATGGAAGGACTCGAAGTTCTTACGGATA is part of the Methanococcoides methylutens MM1 genome and harbors:
- a CDS encoding MarR family winged helix-turn-helix transcriptional regulator — its product is MDKIEQLIKSHFKMEHLKRKLEGNMAECILKEEEEGGCTSTHKTMGKALLLIREEGEIMPSTLARYLDLKKSSVTSLIDTLEKDGLVCRKNDPSDRRKVLVSVTKKGIEHINLMWSKAISIGEKCLVGIDDELLDRAIEAQLTLIELHQQMYERSVKVAEQKCSPESQTKK
- a CDS encoding CDGSH iron-sulfur domain-containing protein, with the translated sequence MTDNKPSIQPSENGPNLVKDLKNLKNSKGETFEPQPMMALCRCGQSSNKPFCDGTHLKVGFTGEKSENRQPDRVDDYVGKDITIHDNRGVCSHRGYCTDNLPNVFRMRQEPWIDPDGASAEEIIKVIEMCPSGALSYTKDGVLHKELDREPGITVTKDGPHDVVGGIELDDPDGNTPESKEHYTLCRCGASKNKPFCSGQHWHVEFKDDKN
- a CDS encoding mechanosensitive ion channel family protein; the protein is MTYFNLLSALIVLVAGIIVAKILAGIFKNGLKKTELPELVAEFLSRFALALLYVAVILATVSTLGADISSVVVGLSAVIGLVLGFGMQDTLTNIAAGVWLATLRPFDKGEYVSVTGYSGSVSAVGFMATELLTPDNKVITIPNKVIWGSAIENATRMPTRRVDVNVGISYDTKVDQAVQVAMELMKNHSMVLADPAPAVVTTELADSSVNLQLRAWANTADYWGVKGDLTNGILNAYKEADIEIPFPQLDVHMDKE
- a CDS encoding RND family transporter translates to MPIILVAFLLILVSVQGAQSISMASGTETFVEKSSQLYQDFDHLYMNIFGTEAIVIIIEDGQVNDPAVLQAMDRLDHMSSSLPGVVGVQSAATIVKDANYGLTGDASLPEDKAELQSLIDNYVPGYLMPDDTHTLIYVETSGSLSDEQKQEILREIETSVSLAEFPPDYNIVVTGDPAFMVSMNNAMMSSMGVLLGLSVVLMIVVLFLVFGHVRWRLMPLAIVLLGIIYTFGAMGYLEIPLSMVSMAAFPVLIGLGIDYAIQFHNRIEEELERGESPAEAVVDTIKHTGPAVLIALIITALGFFSLLTSSVPMIQDFAKLLLIGIVMCFLASLFVGVTVIYGLDNMQSIRKERFGHISLRNRKNSEASSPVEPQPDILDRFLGRTTHFTIKHPFMILSIAVLLCAGGLAADTQVPIQTDTETFVPQDLPALIDLTHLSDITGGEEQLNIIIKTDNVADPEVLGWMDEFSAHEVNSRNNIQGAESMASVIKSMNGGVIPASESEIRTLYEQMPDQQKDRLMYGENMLLLNLNIGDATATLGMEGLEVLTDIVREDMLWMSPPPGMTATITGSSVVFIEVIGALTSGRIFMTYLGLSMVFGGLLLIYRDILKALVPVVTMFMVVGWSGGLMYVMGMEYTPMTATLGALILGVGSEYAVLMMERYFEEKEKGATPEEAMTEAGVKIGKAIVTSGLTTLFGFCALVASDFVIISSFGMITVIDVALALFATFVVFPPVMVLLDNFREKRKAQKIITAGSFEDNIETIELAKHNTEPEADAF